A stretch of the Salmo salar chromosome ssa20, Ssal_v3.1, whole genome shotgun sequence genome encodes the following:
- the LOC100286556 gene encoding protein NPAT isoform X1, whose protein sequence is MLLPSDIARLVLGYMQQEGLCSTSQAFIRESPNLKEYAEHSSDDATIPACVFSLFGKNLTTILNEYVAVKAKETIEETQIPVMMTSLWKKLDFTLNQIKSMQNSPAIIQNQRLRTRNGIVNIRGRQRVLSSTQSPSSGFLSSSAPTSTQGIATPVCYSSQQTRPSPICSIQPQIQDGGRLLINVNRESPLQITVPDNRLTPGPLSPGRRKCDSPRRRGGGSSGSSGTGRANMAASSLTAEPQSEEAVTENFPQMLIQNARERILNDKSLQEKLAENINKILASDVSPQALKASCSTMEPDQSIDEILGLQGEIHMSNDVIQDILEQTESDPAFQALFDLFDYGKSRTSEDTEQGAGNVSNTTTENGETETRCIDGSPETEDPGTGPENSTCGQENRVTKSSQEPKSKKTRKSAPPVSSTSKATPGPSSRGLRRGAISTTPGPSSRGLRRGASSTTPGPSSRGLRKGAISTTPGPSSRGLRKGAISTTPGPSSRGLRKGAISTTPGPSSRGLRKGASSTTPGPSSRGLRKGASSTTPGPSSKRVRRGDIATRPSARIDQLTAAASSAAKDSDRVDSGSIFNPDISGVDIDEPLNTPPLDSIAPPDVFEPVRQESGTNRPASACNTPSSETRMVSAVKNIFSNENTVGADGRQVMDNQASLLNSSPSLSNSMPVLDQSNKAPIQASNLPHRNIAPPSSVGISQPLPQTIHSMAVPSTVTTTPAAATFIPNPTGKEVDPSKIVALKIIISDEQEEPSSDSALNQAVSSITGDRIPTIFLSSPSKSPAKAPALSGAPMAQEETVQAVSSLQRTEVLQPAETNPLSGKAGDVAALAGMSSVLTQPGYYIQLPFDSATSTNSYILVTDTTATDPQSNKGILPSGAPQVQSVPPTSYTLATPPRYSPGSRLIISSPVQPMLQSMVVPVSVVGQNNATQFSIVPNQLIAMPSPASAKPPAAVNTKPELAPKDTTVSGKTGASGLNMVTKQVHPQSSESTGQQKVAVGSSPSHRRMLRFDGSAGETSTSKAPATATPVSPVQQVEKEMPKSASAILGSSRPKRRIETVRCTDNTQTSWAGTETEKSSTVQKQKEPVKKTPSKRDADQNARGQSASTSRSQSAGSSRTDVSQSESRKRSQSADKKDDGGAGPKDAQSSRSSSSDHRLRSGSRKEKDACRQEPTEKSPAKEREGRTEKRTSSQDPPHVTANKENELEGGRREQQPTPAPRAFSPAPVGSQISVPLACSSKIPSKTSPLTKQAAEMLHDIQGLNLPSSPPKRPGIGCLELPLPRTPGRLQESLYCPRTPARQRLDRDGEGTPRHLVPPTTPDLPSCSPASEAGSENSINMAAHTLMILSRAAIARTGTPLKDSLRQEGAGTVTPVAFKSKKRKQPEPLASPPANKDISGSSGSKKKAKKQQKLMDSFPDDLDVDKFLSSLHYDE, encoded by the exons ATGTTGCTTCCGTCTGACATAGCGCGGCTCGTTTTAG GATACATGCAACAAGAGGGACTGTGTTCTACAAGCCAGGCATTCATTCGTGAAAGCCCCAATTTGAAGGAGTACGCAGAACACAGCTCAGATGATGCAACTATTCCTGCTTGTGTTTTT TCCCTCTTTGGAAAAAACCTGACAACTATTTTGAATGAGTATGTTGCTGTCAAAGCTAAAG AGACGATTGAAGAGACTCAGATACCTGTCATGATGACATCATTGTGGAAAAAGCTTGATTTCACACTCAATCAAATCAA GTCGATGCAGAACTCCCCAGCTATTATCCAGAATCAAAGAC TCCGCACACGTAATGGGATCGTGAACATAAGGGGGCGACAGAGAGTCTTATCATCAACTCAGTCCCCCAGCTCTGGGTTTCTGTCATCGTCGGCCCCCACGTCGACCCAGGGCATCGCCACCCCAGTCTGCTACAGCTCCCAGCAGACCAGACCCTCCCCCATCTGCAGCATACAGCCCCAGATCCAAGATGGAGGACGTCTGCTCATCAATGTGAACC GGGAGTCACCGTTGCAAATAACAGTTCCAGACAACCGGTTAACCCCAGGACCATTATCCCCAGGGCGTCGGAAATG TGACTCCCccaggaggagaggtgggggctCCAGTGGATCCAGTGGGACTGGAAGAGCCAACATGGCGGCCAGTAGCCTGACAGCAGAGCCCCAGAGTGAAGAGGCAGTCACAGAGAATTTCCCT CAAATGTTGATACAAAATGCAAGAGAGAGGATTCTAAATGACAAGTCCTTACAAGAGAAGCTTGCTGAAAACATCAACAAAATTCTAGCTAG TGATGTCAGTCCTCAGGCTTTAAAGGCATCATGCAGCACCATGGAGCCTGACCAGTCAATAGATGAAATTCTGGGCCTGCAG GGGGAGATTCATATGTCTAATGATGTTATACAAGACATTTTGGAGCAGACAGAGTCCGACCCAGCCTTCCAGGCTCTCTTTGACCTCTTTGATTACG GCAAAAGCAGAACCAGTGAGGATACTGAACAAGGAGCTGGAAACGTGAGCAATACCACCACAGAGAATGGTGAGACTGAGACTAGATGTATTGACGGCTCTCCTGAGACTGAAGACCCAG GCACTGGGCCTGAAAACTCGACATGTGGACAAGAAAATAGAGTAACAAAGTCCAGTCAAGAGCCCAAGAGTAAGAAAACAAGGAAATCTGCACCTCCGGTTTCAAGCACTTCAAAGGCAACTCCTGGACCCAGTAGCAGAGGGTTGAGAAGGGGAGCTATCTCAACAACTCCTGGACCCAGTAGCAGAGGGTTGAGAAGGGGAGCTAGCTCAACAACTCCTGGACCCAGTAGCAGAGGGTTGAGAAAGGGAGCTATCTCAACAACTCCTGGACCCAGTAGCAGAGGGTTGAGAAAGGGAGCTATCTCAACAACTCCTGGACCCAGTAGCAGAGGGTTGAGAAAGGGAGCTATCTCAACAACTCCTGGACCCAGTAGCAGAGGGTTGAGAAAGGGAGCTAGCTCAACAACTCCTGGACCCAGTAGCAGAGGGTTGAGAAAGGGAGCTAGCTCAACAACTCCTGGACCCAGTAGCAAAAGGGTGAGAAGGGGAGATATTGCAACTCGACCCTCAGCACGTATTGATCAACTTACCGCCGCTGCTTCTTCTGCCGCAAAGGACTCTGATAGGGTTGACTCAGGCTCCATCTTTAATCCGGATATATCAGGCGTGGATATAGATGAACCTCTGAATACTCCTCCTCTTGACAGTATAGCTCCGCCAGATGTCTTTGAGCCAGTCAGACAGGAGAGTGGAACAAATCGTCCGGCTTCAGCATGCAACACACCTTCATCTGAAACCAGGATGGTCTCTGCTGTGAAAAACATATTTAGCAATGAGAACACAGTGGGGGCTGATGGTAGACAAGTGATGGATAACCAAGCTTCACTTCTTAACTCTTCACCTTCCCTGTCCAATTCCATGCCAGTGCTGGATCAGTCAAACAAGGCTCCCATACAGGCCTCTAACCTGCCTCATAGGAATATTGCCCCTCCCAGCAGTGTAGGAATTTCACAACCTCTACCACAGACCATACACTCTATGGCTGTCCCCTCAACAGTTACAACAACTCCTGCTGCCGCAACCTTCATCCCCAACCCTACAGGCAAGGAAGTAGACCCCAGTAAGATTGTGGCCCTGAAGATCATAATCAGCGATGAGCAAGAGGAGCCCTCTAGTGACTCAGCCTTGAACCAGGCTGTGTCCAGCATCACTGGGGATAGGATCCCCaccatcttcctctcctccccctccaagtCACCTGCTAAGGCCCCGGCCCTCAGTGGCGCCCCCATGGCTCAGGAGGAGACTGTGCAGGCGGTGAGCAGCTTACAGAGGACAGAAGTCCTCCAGCCAGCAGAAACCAATCCTCTTAGTGGGAAAGCAGGGGATGTGGCAGCATTGGCAGGGATGTCATCTGTGTTGACACAGCCTGGCTACTACATTCAGCTGCCCTTTGATTCAGCCACATCCACCAACAGCTACATCTTAGTGACAGACACAACAGCCACAGACCCCCAGTCCAACAAGGGGATATTACCCAGTGGCGCCCCACAGGTACAGAGTGTACCCCCTACCTCATATACTCTGGCCACTCCACCCCGCTATTCCCCTG GATCTAGACTCATCATATCTTCACCAGTTCAGCCCATGCTGCAAAGCATGGTGgttcctgtatctgttgttgggCAGAACAATGCAACACAGTTCTCAATAGTTCCTAATCAG ttgATAGCCATGCCTAGCCCTGCTTCAGCAAAGCCGCCAGCAGCAGTGAATACCAAGCCTGAACTGGCTCCCAAGGACACCACAGTCTCAG GAAAAACGGGAGCTTCTGGATTGAATATGGTTACAAAGCAGGTCCACCCGCAATCCTCTGAAAGCACAGGGCAGCAGAAGGTAGCAGTTGGCTCGAGCCCCAGCCATAGGAGGATGCTTCGCTTTGATGGGTCTGCTGGTGAAACTTCCACCTCCAAAGCTCCAGCAACAGCTACTCCTGTATCGCCTGTCCAACAGGTGGAGAAAGAGATGCCTAAATCCGCCTCTGCTATCTTGGGGAGCAGCAGGCCAAAAAGGAGAATAGAGACTGTAAGATGTACAGACAACACTCAAACATCATGGGCCGGAACAGAGACGGAGAAATCCTCCACTGTCCAAAAGCAGAAAGAACCTGTGAAAAAGACCCCTTCAAAGAGGGACGCAGATCAAAATGCTAGAGGTCAAAGTGCAAGTACCAGTAGATCTCAGAGTGCTGGTAGCAGTAGGACTGATGTCTCACAGTCAGAGTCCAGGAAGAGATCTCAATCAGCAGACAAGAAGGATGATGGTGGAGCAGGACCTAAGGATGCCCAGAGCTCCAGGTCCTCTTCCTCTGATCACAGACTGAGATCAGGGAGCAGGAAAGAGAAAGACGCATGTAGACAAGAGCCTACTGAGAAATCTCCTGCCAAGGAGcgggagggacggacagagaaaAGGACATCTTCTCAGGACCCCCCTCATGTCACTGCCAATAAGGAGAATGAGCTGGAGGGGGGAAGGCGAGAGCAGCAGCCAACACCAGCACCAAGAGCATTCAGCCCGGCCCCAGTGGGCTCACAAATCTCTGTCCCCCTGGCTTGCTCCAGCAAAATCCCCTCCAAGACCAGCCCACTGACCAAGCAGGCAGCTGAAATGCTCCACGACATCCAGGGTCTAAACCTTCCCTCCAGCCCTCCTAAGAGGCCAGGCATAGGCTGTCTGGAGCTGCCTCTTCCTCGGACCCCTGGCCGTCTCCAGGAGTCTCTATACTGCCCCAGGACCCCTGCACGTCAGAGGCTGGACAGAGACGGAGAGGGCACCCCCAGGCACCTGGTCCCTCCCACCACCCCGGACCTTCCCTCCTGCAGCCCAGCCAGCGAAGCAGGGAGTGAAAACAGCATCAACATGGCGGCCCACACACTGATGATCCTATCCCGAGCCGCCATTGCCAGGACAGGCACCCCACTGAAAGACAGCTTGCGCCAGGAGGGGGCTGGAACAGTGACCCCTGTAGCCTTCAAGAGCAAGAAGCGCAAGCAACCTGAGCCCCTGGCCAGCCCGCCAGCAAATAAAGATATCTCAGGTTCATCTGGCAGTAAGAAGAAAGCAAAG AAACAGCAGAAACTAATGGATTCCTTCCCCGATGACTTGGATGTCGATAAGTTCCTGTCTTCACTGCATTATGATGAGTGA
- the LOC100286556 gene encoding protein NPAT isoform X2: MLLPSDIARLVLGYMQQEGLCSTSQAFIRESPNLKEYAEHSSDDATIPACVFSLFGKNLTTILNEYVAVKAKETIEETQIPVMMTSLWKKLDFTLNQIKSMQNSPAIIQNQRLRTRNGIVNIRGRQRVLSSTQSPSSGFLSSSAPTSTQGIATPVCYSSQQTRPSPICSIQPQIQDGGRLLINVNRESPLQITVPDNRLTPGPLSPGRRKWRRGGGSSGSSGTGRANMAASSLTAEPQSEEAVTENFPQMLIQNARERILNDKSLQEKLAENINKILASDVSPQALKASCSTMEPDQSIDEILGLQGEIHMSNDVIQDILEQTESDPAFQALFDLFDYGKSRTSEDTEQGAGNVSNTTTENGETETRCIDGSPETEDPGTGPENSTCGQENRVTKSSQEPKSKKTRKSAPPVSSTSKATPGPSSRGLRRGAISTTPGPSSRGLRRGASSTTPGPSSRGLRKGAISTTPGPSSRGLRKGAISTTPGPSSRGLRKGAISTTPGPSSRGLRKGASSTTPGPSSRGLRKGASSTTPGPSSKRVRRGDIATRPSARIDQLTAAASSAAKDSDRVDSGSIFNPDISGVDIDEPLNTPPLDSIAPPDVFEPVRQESGTNRPASACNTPSSETRMVSAVKNIFSNENTVGADGRQVMDNQASLLNSSPSLSNSMPVLDQSNKAPIQASNLPHRNIAPPSSVGISQPLPQTIHSMAVPSTVTTTPAAATFIPNPTGKEVDPSKIVALKIIISDEQEEPSSDSALNQAVSSITGDRIPTIFLSSPSKSPAKAPALSGAPMAQEETVQAVSSLQRTEVLQPAETNPLSGKAGDVAALAGMSSVLTQPGYYIQLPFDSATSTNSYILVTDTTATDPQSNKGILPSGAPQVQSVPPTSYTLATPPRYSPGSRLIISSPVQPMLQSMVVPVSVVGQNNATQFSIVPNQLIAMPSPASAKPPAAVNTKPELAPKDTTVSGKTGASGLNMVTKQVHPQSSESTGQQKVAVGSSPSHRRMLRFDGSAGETSTSKAPATATPVSPVQQVEKEMPKSASAILGSSRPKRRIETVRCTDNTQTSWAGTETEKSSTVQKQKEPVKKTPSKRDADQNARGQSASTSRSQSAGSSRTDVSQSESRKRSQSADKKDDGGAGPKDAQSSRSSSSDHRLRSGSRKEKDACRQEPTEKSPAKEREGRTEKRTSSQDPPHVTANKENELEGGRREQQPTPAPRAFSPAPVGSQISVPLACSSKIPSKTSPLTKQAAEMLHDIQGLNLPSSPPKRPGIGCLELPLPRTPGRLQESLYCPRTPARQRLDRDGEGTPRHLVPPTTPDLPSCSPASEAGSENSINMAAHTLMILSRAAIARTGTPLKDSLRQEGAGTVTPVAFKSKKRKQPEPLASPPANKDISGSSGSKKKAKKQQKLMDSFPDDLDVDKFLSSLHYDE, from the exons ATGTTGCTTCCGTCTGACATAGCGCGGCTCGTTTTAG GATACATGCAACAAGAGGGACTGTGTTCTACAAGCCAGGCATTCATTCGTGAAAGCCCCAATTTGAAGGAGTACGCAGAACACAGCTCAGATGATGCAACTATTCCTGCTTGTGTTTTT TCCCTCTTTGGAAAAAACCTGACAACTATTTTGAATGAGTATGTTGCTGTCAAAGCTAAAG AGACGATTGAAGAGACTCAGATACCTGTCATGATGACATCATTGTGGAAAAAGCTTGATTTCACACTCAATCAAATCAA GTCGATGCAGAACTCCCCAGCTATTATCCAGAATCAAAGAC TCCGCACACGTAATGGGATCGTGAACATAAGGGGGCGACAGAGAGTCTTATCATCAACTCAGTCCCCCAGCTCTGGGTTTCTGTCATCGTCGGCCCCCACGTCGACCCAGGGCATCGCCACCCCAGTCTGCTACAGCTCCCAGCAGACCAGACCCTCCCCCATCTGCAGCATACAGCCCCAGATCCAAGATGGAGGACGTCTGCTCATCAATGTGAACC GGGAGTCACCGTTGCAAATAACAGTTCCAGACAACCGGTTAACCCCAGGACCATTATCCCCAGGGCGTCGGAAATG gaggagaggtgggggctCCAGTGGATCCAGTGGGACTGGAAGAGCCAACATGGCGGCCAGTAGCCTGACAGCAGAGCCCCAGAGTGAAGAGGCAGTCACAGAGAATTTCCCT CAAATGTTGATACAAAATGCAAGAGAGAGGATTCTAAATGACAAGTCCTTACAAGAGAAGCTTGCTGAAAACATCAACAAAATTCTAGCTAG TGATGTCAGTCCTCAGGCTTTAAAGGCATCATGCAGCACCATGGAGCCTGACCAGTCAATAGATGAAATTCTGGGCCTGCAG GGGGAGATTCATATGTCTAATGATGTTATACAAGACATTTTGGAGCAGACAGAGTCCGACCCAGCCTTCCAGGCTCTCTTTGACCTCTTTGATTACG GCAAAAGCAGAACCAGTGAGGATACTGAACAAGGAGCTGGAAACGTGAGCAATACCACCACAGAGAATGGTGAGACTGAGACTAGATGTATTGACGGCTCTCCTGAGACTGAAGACCCAG GCACTGGGCCTGAAAACTCGACATGTGGACAAGAAAATAGAGTAACAAAGTCCAGTCAAGAGCCCAAGAGTAAGAAAACAAGGAAATCTGCACCTCCGGTTTCAAGCACTTCAAAGGCAACTCCTGGACCCAGTAGCAGAGGGTTGAGAAGGGGAGCTATCTCAACAACTCCTGGACCCAGTAGCAGAGGGTTGAGAAGGGGAGCTAGCTCAACAACTCCTGGACCCAGTAGCAGAGGGTTGAGAAAGGGAGCTATCTCAACAACTCCTGGACCCAGTAGCAGAGGGTTGAGAAAGGGAGCTATCTCAACAACTCCTGGACCCAGTAGCAGAGGGTTGAGAAAGGGAGCTATCTCAACAACTCCTGGACCCAGTAGCAGAGGGTTGAGAAAGGGAGCTAGCTCAACAACTCCTGGACCCAGTAGCAGAGGGTTGAGAAAGGGAGCTAGCTCAACAACTCCTGGACCCAGTAGCAAAAGGGTGAGAAGGGGAGATATTGCAACTCGACCCTCAGCACGTATTGATCAACTTACCGCCGCTGCTTCTTCTGCCGCAAAGGACTCTGATAGGGTTGACTCAGGCTCCATCTTTAATCCGGATATATCAGGCGTGGATATAGATGAACCTCTGAATACTCCTCCTCTTGACAGTATAGCTCCGCCAGATGTCTTTGAGCCAGTCAGACAGGAGAGTGGAACAAATCGTCCGGCTTCAGCATGCAACACACCTTCATCTGAAACCAGGATGGTCTCTGCTGTGAAAAACATATTTAGCAATGAGAACACAGTGGGGGCTGATGGTAGACAAGTGATGGATAACCAAGCTTCACTTCTTAACTCTTCACCTTCCCTGTCCAATTCCATGCCAGTGCTGGATCAGTCAAACAAGGCTCCCATACAGGCCTCTAACCTGCCTCATAGGAATATTGCCCCTCCCAGCAGTGTAGGAATTTCACAACCTCTACCACAGACCATACACTCTATGGCTGTCCCCTCAACAGTTACAACAACTCCTGCTGCCGCAACCTTCATCCCCAACCCTACAGGCAAGGAAGTAGACCCCAGTAAGATTGTGGCCCTGAAGATCATAATCAGCGATGAGCAAGAGGAGCCCTCTAGTGACTCAGCCTTGAACCAGGCTGTGTCCAGCATCACTGGGGATAGGATCCCCaccatcttcctctcctccccctccaagtCACCTGCTAAGGCCCCGGCCCTCAGTGGCGCCCCCATGGCTCAGGAGGAGACTGTGCAGGCGGTGAGCAGCTTACAGAGGACAGAAGTCCTCCAGCCAGCAGAAACCAATCCTCTTAGTGGGAAAGCAGGGGATGTGGCAGCATTGGCAGGGATGTCATCTGTGTTGACACAGCCTGGCTACTACATTCAGCTGCCCTTTGATTCAGCCACATCCACCAACAGCTACATCTTAGTGACAGACACAACAGCCACAGACCCCCAGTCCAACAAGGGGATATTACCCAGTGGCGCCCCACAGGTACAGAGTGTACCCCCTACCTCATATACTCTGGCCACTCCACCCCGCTATTCCCCTG GATCTAGACTCATCATATCTTCACCAGTTCAGCCCATGCTGCAAAGCATGGTGgttcctgtatctgttgttgggCAGAACAATGCAACACAGTTCTCAATAGTTCCTAATCAG ttgATAGCCATGCCTAGCCCTGCTTCAGCAAAGCCGCCAGCAGCAGTGAATACCAAGCCTGAACTGGCTCCCAAGGACACCACAGTCTCAG GAAAAACGGGAGCTTCTGGATTGAATATGGTTACAAAGCAGGTCCACCCGCAATCCTCTGAAAGCACAGGGCAGCAGAAGGTAGCAGTTGGCTCGAGCCCCAGCCATAGGAGGATGCTTCGCTTTGATGGGTCTGCTGGTGAAACTTCCACCTCCAAAGCTCCAGCAACAGCTACTCCTGTATCGCCTGTCCAACAGGTGGAGAAAGAGATGCCTAAATCCGCCTCTGCTATCTTGGGGAGCAGCAGGCCAAAAAGGAGAATAGAGACTGTAAGATGTACAGACAACACTCAAACATCATGGGCCGGAACAGAGACGGAGAAATCCTCCACTGTCCAAAAGCAGAAAGAACCTGTGAAAAAGACCCCTTCAAAGAGGGACGCAGATCAAAATGCTAGAGGTCAAAGTGCAAGTACCAGTAGATCTCAGAGTGCTGGTAGCAGTAGGACTGATGTCTCACAGTCAGAGTCCAGGAAGAGATCTCAATCAGCAGACAAGAAGGATGATGGTGGAGCAGGACCTAAGGATGCCCAGAGCTCCAGGTCCTCTTCCTCTGATCACAGACTGAGATCAGGGAGCAGGAAAGAGAAAGACGCATGTAGACAAGAGCCTACTGAGAAATCTCCTGCCAAGGAGcgggagggacggacagagaaaAGGACATCTTCTCAGGACCCCCCTCATGTCACTGCCAATAAGGAGAATGAGCTGGAGGGGGGAAGGCGAGAGCAGCAGCCAACACCAGCACCAAGAGCATTCAGCCCGGCCCCAGTGGGCTCACAAATCTCTGTCCCCCTGGCTTGCTCCAGCAAAATCCCCTCCAAGACCAGCCCACTGACCAAGCAGGCAGCTGAAATGCTCCACGACATCCAGGGTCTAAACCTTCCCTCCAGCCCTCCTAAGAGGCCAGGCATAGGCTGTCTGGAGCTGCCTCTTCCTCGGACCCCTGGCCGTCTCCAGGAGTCTCTATACTGCCCCAGGACCCCTGCACGTCAGAGGCTGGACAGAGACGGAGAGGGCACCCCCAGGCACCTGGTCCCTCCCACCACCCCGGACCTTCCCTCCTGCAGCCCAGCCAGCGAAGCAGGGAGTGAAAACAGCATCAACATGGCGGCCCACACACTGATGATCCTATCCCGAGCCGCCATTGCCAGGACAGGCACCCCACTGAAAGACAGCTTGCGCCAGGAGGGGGCTGGAACAGTGACCCCTGTAGCCTTCAAGAGCAAGAAGCGCAAGCAACCTGAGCCCCTGGCCAGCCCGCCAGCAAATAAAGATATCTCAGGTTCATCTGGCAGTAAGAAGAAAGCAAAG AAACAGCAGAAACTAATGGATTCCTTCCCCGATGACTTGGATGTCGATAAGTTCCTGTCTTCACTGCATTATGATGAGTGA